The sequence below is a genomic window from Brettanomyces bruxellensis chromosome 9, complete sequence.
CATCACATATTGATCTGGCCAAGTAATCCAGATTACTCGAATTTATACCGGCTAATGATATCCTACCATCAGAAGTCATATAAATAGATCGTTCGGATCTAAGTCTTTGGACCTGCTGCCTTGTCAATCCACTTAGGCAAAACATACCTCTCTGTGTAAGTAAGTGACTCCAATCAACATCACTATGATACTTGTTAGTTAAGCTTTCAAACAACATGATTCTAACCGAGTTCAATCTTTCGGCCATCGTTTTAATATCCATCAACCATTCAGAGTATAGGTTCTCGTTACTGAGAATGATACTTACTAATTTGGATCCATGACATGGCGGTGAAGAATATGAGGATCGCACAATTTGTGCGAGCTGCGAGTTCACACGCTGTTTCTCACTTTTATCTGAACAGATGATAGAGAAAGAACCAACCCTTTCGCCATACAATCCCATATTCTTTGCAAAAGATTGCGCTAAAAGATATGTAGGTAAATGTCCTTCAACAACAGCCTTATTAACCATGAATAATGGCTTTAAATCTTTAATTGGATCTCCCGAGCATAATCCCAAATAGGCAGAATCAAAGAAAGGTATGAGTTCTTTGTGATGCATGATTTCTATAACTTTATGCCAGTCCTCTAATTTTAGATCTGCTCCGGTTGGATTGTGACAGCAGAGGTGAATCAGAACCACAGTTCCCGGCTTGCACATATTAATGTCACCCAACATTCCTTCAATATTaatgcttttcttgttaCAATCATAATAACGATATGTCTCAGTACGGAGACCTGAATACTGCATGATTGATTTGTGATTCGCCCATGTTGGATCCGGCAGCATGACTGGACTCTCGGGATTAAAGCGCCGCAAGAATTCTGCCAGAATTTTAAGAGATCCTGTCCCAGATAGACCCTGAGCAGTGGCTATCCTGCCATCATTTAATAGCCTTCTTCCATAGGCATCTTGACTGAATAACAACCTTTGGACGCATGTGATGAAAGTATTGTTTCCTAGTATTGGtgaatattctttttctttctcagtGTTATAGAGAATGTTCTCGGCATGTCGAACAGAAAGGGGAATCCAAGGATTCCCATTATTGTCTCTATATGCACCAACCCCCAaatctattttatttggatTGTCATCAGCTTGGAACAAATCTTTTAATCCAAGAATTTTATCGGGTGGAGCTTGCGGCACATTACTCCACGTTGATTGACGAGATCGTTGTCcgataagaaaagaattgcTTCGTTTTAGTGTGACAGTAAATAGAGCTTTTTGCCGAAGCATACTTTGTATTCCTAAATTTAAGCAAGTTGGTTTAAAAATTATGATATCTGTGTTTTGATGTTAGAGAGGATGAGGGTCTGGTAAACAGTGATCTTCCGACCGTCTTATATACGAAAATCAATAAACGTCTCCTGAAAATTTGGCCGATAGGAATagccgaaaaaaaaaatcctcGGtgtattttcatcttttgttAGAGCCTAGCACTAAGTTCATTCATGATTGCggggaaaatattttcgAACAAGAGTATGTTTTCTAGTCTTAACTGAACAAACAATAACCTTATTGATATAATTATTTGTGGGAAAGTGAACCTTCACACTCTCCACTGAGGGGTAAAAGCAACGTTAAATGCATTGTATGCTTGTGATTTTTCTGTCTTCTACTCTACATCGGACTTTCAGAGATCTCTGTAAGTCAATGTTCGAATGATCTAGCAATATCATTAGATTACTTACAAAATTTGCTTACTATAGGGCCAAGGATATTAAAACGCTGGTTCTAAAAGCATATCAAACAAGTAGTAAAAAGAGAGTACGTTACTGTACCATTCTGTTTGAAGCAATATACAAAGCATCAATTTTTCTTAGGGATTTACCTAAGTTAAGTTTAACCTTCGTTCTATACTGTGCAGGATTTTTCAATTGTATAGGGTTTCCCTCAAAATAAACCGTTTCAAGCTTGGGTAGTTCGCTGAGCTCATCACTGATGCTTTCAAATGAATCTATCAAGTTATATGAAGCCCAAAAATCGGTGAGATTTTTGAGATGTTTCATGTTCTCTATTTtggttattttatttccagTTATGTccaaaatttcaagtttcttAAGATTATCTAATCCTTCAATCTTTGTCAACCTATTATGCGAAACATAAAGTTCCTCAAGGCTCTCTAGAGAATCGAGACCACCAATATGATCAATTCTGTTTGACTGTATTGAGAGTATTCGAAGGTTTTTTAAATTCTCTagattttcaaattttgtaATGCGGTTTTGTCCAAGCCACAATTGTTCAAGAGTAGGAAGGTCGAGTAGCGATTCAGATATTCTCTGAATCTTGTTTCCTCCAAACTCtaaattcttcaaatttttgagACCATCCAAATTTTCAATCACATGAATCTTATTTTGCACAAAGTACAAATTCTCTAACTTTGATAAATTATCCAAATGCTTAATGTGtttaatattattaaaCGATAAATCCAATGTTTTGA
It includes:
- a CDS encoding uncharacterized protein (BUSCO:EOG09263GUT); this translates as MSADHQDIKNITDTVNKLQLEEDNNSGNTVESRNFQINTVNGDTEVLSANSDTDEEESEEDNDNDDSQSKLVEAEAAFKQKEFKRIKETYGMTEIPDSTPQILPSDKELTEDIPLDTDYIDLIHMKIASLESLGLSRFNKVESLALRDNLIVSLHELKHLSCKSTLQELDLYDNRIKHLSHHINSLKNLKTLDLSFNNIKHIKHLDNLSKLENLYFVQNKIHVIENLDGLKNLKNLEFGGNKIQRISESLLDLPTLEQLWLGQNRITKFENLENLKNLRILSIQSNRIDHIGGLDSLESLEELYVSHNRLTKIEGLDNLKKLEILDITGNKITKIENMKHLKNLTDFWASYNLIDSFESISDELSELPKLETVYFEGNPIQLKNPAQYRTKVKLNLGKSLRKIDALYIASNRMVQ